Proteins encoded in a region of the Panthera uncia isolate 11264 chromosome B2 unlocalized genomic scaffold, Puncia_PCG_1.0 HiC_scaffold_24, whole genome shotgun sequence genome:
- the CASP8AP2 gene encoding CASP8-associated protein 2 isoform X2 — protein sequence MAADDDNGDGTSLFDVFSASPLKNNDEGSLDIYAGLDSAVSDSASKSCVPSRNCLDLYEEILTEEGTAKEATYNDLQVEYGKCQLQMKELMKKFKEIQTQNFSLKNENQSLKKNISALIKTARVEINRKDEEINNLHQRLSEFSHFRNNHKTLRTPDIVKTKDLKSRSPHLDDCAKTDLRVKSDVSKDVHHSTSLPNPEKEGKSHCEKKSTLYLSPFTEKHCNNGIWSRSHYQVGESISNEDNRRGRKDIRHSQYSRGTDRIRKDLNSSCGDSESRNTEASQRLQGRPEKYGKGEPKAESKNSKFKSNTDMDYKNEHINSWEKETFRERSYTRVESQSDKKLERQSERSQTINRKELKSQDKEERKVDQKPKSVVKDQDHWRRSERPSLTHSKNEIKSHNSSKYHLEERRGREDCKRDRGVSNHSFQEGRCPSFFSSSRTHKHTDSKEFDAVHQWENTPLRAERHRTEDKRKRERESKEENRHIRNEKRTPTEHLQKTSKETKKTTTNLKRQNEPKSDKGEVSNNEVSEGADNKEPAIKADSGPNETKNKDLKLSFMEKLNLTLSPAKKQPVSQDNHPKITNIPKSSGICDLECLVQATTVTCVSSVSEHTAEETKSKLLEPKDALAVASEPRTSNPERKMEGESVLVKSVENTMGCDVPICGTETPFSAPVEMEQTESLFPSSTEMEQTINGAREAVPVVMDILQTNVSQNFGLELDTKRNVDLNSCSVSEGMEMKEPSATKVAESSDSILQPSVEETEILPVALSEDGNPKFEPSLVDTPLDESKSCHLEPCSPKETQESSLQQSAIVDNRMEIGETNSVYNDDENSVLSIDLNHLRPIPEAISPLNSPVRPVAKVLRLESPSQVSLCNNSHKDIFPSDSAQSTSKSKSDLNKENQKPVCKSDKFTDADYHKNSSLDELEEGEIISDSEKSKPQESFEKSAKPRTSTEVQNAKSNPGSRKSTMHLGKDSRKTSIKIHQTKSRWNNNRQSESSRSSKTERKDKTMSTSSLEKIVPIIAAPSSVREIMHMLRMIRKHVRKNYMKFKVKFSLIQFHRIIESAILSFTSLIKHLDLSKISKSVTTLQNNLCDVIESKLKQVKKNGIVDRLFEQQLPDMKKKLWKFVEEQLDYLFGKLKKILGKFCDSINFGSDSDEGKREKINKEKAQYSNCQKGNVDNSSKEMLKEKSPKSEDSVNHKSALGCKKSEEKPQDNFSINTVKRDIKKSSNTCFDNIKNSQSEEHSLEPNCPSIPKPGKMEGSTIEDAQTSQHAALKPERSFEILTEQQASSLTFNLVSDAQMGEIFKSLLQGSDLLDNSVNCNEKSEWELKTPEKQLLESLKCESIPTCTTDELVSGVVSPCPKMISDDNWSLLSSEKGPSLSSGLSLPVHPDVLDESCMFEVSTNIALSKDNGCSSEKSKPCISSILLEDLAVSLTVPSPLKSDGHLSFLKPEVLSSSTPEEVISAHFSEDALLEEEDASEQDIHLALESDNSSSKSSCSSSWTSRSVTPGFQYHPNLPMHAVIMEKSNDHFIVKIRRAAPSTSPSLKQNMVADESLASLPRVEKEADKAVEKEYVSCQNEVFKSVEELNSNNNVDSSKSAPEEQDCMIQTQVPDIYEFLKDASGKVSHGNEVADECFKLHQVWEPKVPESIEELPPMEEISHSVEDQLPDTYIDLTKDTVTETKNLGEFIEVTVLNIDQLGCSEGNLDQNAQILDDMQPDTVDAFIDLTQEVSSESKNESNHPALGVERLECQVICVDEDNSKEGKVQVANGPLECIVEEACIDLTSEPPSSCEVKKDDLKPESASNSDSSVLPGTLDNAPKKRKKLSDLNHSHKKQRKETDLTSREKTKKITHDSAENGEAHRKKASKKKAPAVTKDPSSLKSSPGIEELSATATSPISLSAKNVIKKKGEIIVLWTRNDDREILLECQKRGPSLKTFSYLAAKLNKNPYQVSERFQQLMKLFEKSKCR from the exons aCAGTGCTTCCAAATCGTGTGTACCATCCAGAAATTGTTTGGATTTATATGAAGAAATCCTGACTGAAGAAGGAACTGCAAAGGAGGCAACATATAATGAT TTGCAAGTAGAATATGGTAAATGTCAGCTGCAAATGAAAGAGCTGATGAAAAAGTTTAAGGAAATACAGACACAG aatttcagcttaaaaaatgaaaaccagtcTCTTAAGAAGAATATTTCAGCACTTATCAAAACTGCTAGAGTGGAAATAAATCGCaaggatgaagaaataaataatcttcaCCAAAG ACTGTCTGAGTTCTCACATTTTCGAAATAATCACAAAACTCTAAGGACACCAGATATAGTTAAAACAAAAGATCTTAAATCCAGATCTCCCCATTTGGATGATTGTGCAAAGACTGATCTCAGAGTGAAAAGTGATGTTTCTAAAGATGTACATCATAGCACTTCACTGCCAAATCccgaaaaggaaggaaaatcacaTTGTGAAAAAAAGAGCACTTTGTATTTGTCTCCATTTACTGAAAAACACTGCAACAATGGCATTTGGTCACGTTCCCATTATCAGGTTGGTGAGAGTATCTCAAATGAGGATaatagaagagggagaaaagatatTAGACATAGCCAATATAGCAGAGGAACGGATAGAATACGGAAAGACTTAAATTCTAGTTGTGGTGATAGTGAATCAAGGAACACAGAGGCTAGTCAAAGGCTACAAGGACGTCCTGAGAAATATGGTAAAGGTGAACCAAAGGCTGAAAGTAAAAATTCAAAGTTTAAAAGTAATACAGATATGgattataaaaatgaacacattaacTCTTGGGAAAAAGAGACCTTTAGAGAAAGGTCATATACTCGAGTAGAATCTCAAAGTGACAAAAAACTAGAAAGACAAAGTGAAAGATCACAaactataaatagaaaagaacttaagtctcaagacaaagaagaaaggaaagttgaTCAGAAACCTAAATCCGTAGTAAAAGACCAGGATCATTGGAGAAGATCTGAACGACCATCACTTACTCATtccaagaatgaaataaaatctcaTAATTCAAGTAAATACCAtctagaagagagaagaggaagggaagattgTAAAAGAGATAGGGGTGTAAGTAATCATAGCTTTCAAGAAGGAAGATGTCCATCCTTTTTTTCATCCAGCAGAACTCATAAACACACTGACTCCAAAGAATTTGATGCTGTGCACCAGTGGGAAAATACACCTTTAAGAGCAGAACGGCATAGGACTGAAGATAAGAGGAAAAGAGAAcgagaaagcaaagaagaaaataggcatataagaaatgaaaaaagaacaccTACAGAACATTTGCAGAAGACTagcaaagaaactaagaaaaccaCTACGAATttaaagagacagaatgagcCCAAAAGTGATAAAGGTGAAGTCTCTAACAATGAGGTTTCTGAAGGAGCGGATAATAAAGAGCCTGCAATTAAAGCTGACAGTGgtccaaatgaaacaaaaaacaaagacttaaAGTTGAGTTTTATGGAAAAATTGAACTTAACCCTTTCTCCTGCCAAAAAGCAGCCTGTTTCTCAGGATAACCACCCGAAAATAACCAATATCCCCAAATCCAGTGGCATATGTGATTTGGAGTGCTTGGTTCAGGCGACAACAGTGACATGTGTTTCCTCTGTCAGTGAACATACCGCAGAGGAAACCAAATCAAAGTTATTGGAACCAAAGGATGCTCTTGCAGTTGCATCTGAACCCAGGACCAGTAatccagaaaggaaaatggaaggagagagtgTGTTGGTTAAATCTGTTGAGAATACTATGGGTTGTGATGTGCCCATTTGTGGTACAGAGACTCCCTTCTCAGCACCTGTGGAAATGGAACAAACAGAATCCTTGTTTCCATCATCAACAGAAATGGAACAAACCATTAATGGTGCCAGGGAAGCAGTTCCTGTGGTAATGGACATATTACAAACAAATGTTTCTCAAAACTTTGGCTTGGAATTGGATACTAAAAGAAATGTTGATTTAAATTCTTGTAGTGTTTCTGAAGGTATGGAGATGAAGGAGCCTTCTGCAACAAAAGTAGCTGAATCCAGTGACAGCATTTTGCAGCCttcagttgaagaaactgaaattttgcCAGTAGCCCTTTCAGAAGATGGTAACCCCAAATTTGAGCCTTCTCTTGTAGATACACCATTGGATGAAAGTAAGTCTTGTCATTTGGAGCCTTGCTCACCTAAAGAGACACAAGAATCTTCACTTCAGCAGTCTGCGATAGTGGACAACAGAATGGAAATCGGTGAAACAAACTCAGTATATAATGATGATGAGAATTCAGTTTTGAGCATTGACCTCAATCACCTGAGGCCTATTCCAGAAGCCATCAGTCCTCTGAATAGTCCAGTGAGACCTGTAGCAAAAGTTCTTAGACTGGAAAGCCCATCTCAAGTTTCATTATGTAATAACAGTCATAAAG ATATATTTCCATCAGATTCGGCTCAATCTACCTCTAAGAGCAAGTCTGATCTCAATAAGGAAAATCAAAAGCCAGTTTGCAAATCTGACAAATTTACAGATGCAGACTACCATAAGAATTCATCTTTAGATGAATTGGAAGAAGGAGAAATTATAAGCGACAGTGAAAAATCTAAACCACaagaaagttttgaaaaaagtGCCAAACCCAGAACTTCTACTGAAGTCCAGAATGCAAAAAGTAACCCAGGAAGTAGGAAAAGTACTATGCACTTGGGTAAAGACAGTAGGAAAACATCTATAAAAATTCATCAGACCAAAAGCAGATGGAATAATAATAGACAAAGTGAATCTAGCAGATCttcaaaaacagagaggaaagataAGACCATGAGTACCTCCAGCCTGGAAAAAATAGTTCCAATTATTGCTGCACCCTCTTCTGTACGAGAGATTATGCACATGTTACGAATGATAAGAAAACATGTaaggaaaaattatatgaaattcaaggtaaaattttcattaatacaATTTCATAGAATTATCGAGTCAGCAATTTTGAGTTTTACATCACTAATTAAACACCTTGACTTATCCAAGATCTCAAAGTCAGTGACTACCTTACAGAATAATCTCTGTGATGTTATAGAATCCAAACTTAAGCAAGTTAAAAAGAATGGCATTGTGGATCGTTTGTTTGAACAGCAGCTaccagatatgaaaaaaaaattgtggaagtTTGTAGAAGAAcagctggattatttgtttggaAAGCTTAAGAAAATCTTAGGAAAGTTTTGTGATTCCATAAACTTTGGCAGTGACAGTGATGAAGGAAAACgtgaaaagataaataaggaGAAAGCACAATATTCAAACTGTCAGAAGGGGAATGTGGACAACTCCAGCAAAGAAATGCTGAAAGAGAAATCCCCCAAATCGGAAGATTCTGTTAATCATAAGTCTGCACTTGGATGTAAAAAATCTGAGGAAAAACCTCAAGATAATTTCAGTATTAACACAGTAAAGcgtgacattaaaaaaagttctaacACTTGCTTTGATAACATTAAGAACTCTCAGTCTGAAGAACACTCCTTGGAACCAAACTGTCCCAGCATCCCAAAACCAGGAAAAATGGAAGGCAGCACCATAGAGGATGCACAAACATCCCAGCATGCAGCTTTGAAGCCAGAACGCAGTTTCGAGATTCTTACTGAACAGCAAGCATCTAGCCTTACTTTTAATTTAGTGAGCGATGCACAGATGGGTGAAATATTCAAAAGTTTGTTACAGGGTTCTGATCTTTTGGATAACAGTGTTAATTGTAATGAAAAAAGTGAGTGGGAGTTAAAGACTCCAGAAAAACAGCTGCTGGAGAGTCTTAAGTGCGAATCTATACCAACTTGTACAACTGACGAGCTGGTTTCAGGGGTGGTTTCTCCATGTCCTAAAATGATTAGTGATGACAATTGGTCATTATTGTCATCTGAGAAAGGTCCATCTTTGTCTTCAGGACTTTCTTTGCCAGTTCATCCTGATGTGTTGGATGAAAGTTGTATGTTTGAAGTGTCCACTAATATAGCTTTGAGTAAAGATAATGGATGTAGTTCAGAAAAGAGCAAGCCCTGCATTTCCTCCATACTTCTTGAAGATCTCGCAGTCTCTTTAACAGTACCATCACCTCTGAAGTCAGATGGTCATCTCAGTTTCTTAAAGCCTGAAGTTTTGTCTAGTTCAACTCCTGAAGAAGTTATTAGTGCCCATTTTAGTGAAGATGCCTTACTTGAAGAAGAGGATGCATCTGAACAAGATATTCATTTAGCTCTGGAGTCTGATAATTCGAGCAGCAAATCAAGTTGTTCTTCATCATGGACAAGTCGGTCTGTTACTCCAGGCTTTCAGTACCACCCCAACCTACCCATGCATGCTGTCATAATGGAAAAGTCCAATGATCATTTCATTGTGAAAATACGGCGTGCTGCGCCATCTACCTCCCCTAGTCTTAAACAGAATATGGTGGCTGACGAGTCATTGGCATCGTTGCCAAGAGTGGAAAAGGAAGCAGATAAAGCAGTGGAGAAAGAATATGTTTCATGTCAGAATGAAGTTTTTAAATCTGTGGAGGAATTAAATTCCAACAACAATGTTGACAGCAGTAAATCAGCTCCTGAAGAACAGGACTGTATGATACAAACACAGGTTCCTGATATATACGAATTTCTTAAAGATGCTTCAGGTAAAGTGAGTCATGGTAATGAAGTGGCTGATGAGTGTTTCAAGTTGCATCAAGTATGGGAACCAAAAGTACCTGAAAGCATTGAGGAATTGCCTCCAATGGAAGAAATTTCACATTCTGTTGAGGATCAACTTCCAGACACATATATAGACCTCACAAAAGATACAGTCACTGAGACCAAAAACTTGGGGGAATTCATAGAAGTAACAGTTTTAAATATTGATCAGTTGGGATGCTCTGAAGGCAATTTGGATCAGAATGCTCAAATACTAGATGATATGCAGCCTGATACTGTAGATGCTTTCATTGATTTGACACAAGAGGTTTCAAGTGAGAGTAAAAATGAGAGTAACCATCCTGCTTTAGGTGTTGAACGCTTGGAATGTCAGGTGATATGTGTGGATGAAGATAACTCTAAGGAAGGAAAGGTGCAAGTGGCAAACGGGCCTTTGGAATGCATTGTTGAAGAAGCCTGTATCGATTTGACCTCAGAACCTCCCAGTTCATGTGAAGTAAAAAAGGATGACTTAAAACCAGAATCGGCATCAAATTCTGATAGTTCAGTGTTGCCTGGGACTTTGGATAATGctcctaaaaagagaaaaaaactttctGATCTAAATCATTCTcataaaaaacagagaaaggaaacagacttAACCAGTAGGGAAAAGACTAAGAAAATTACCCATGATTCTGCTGAGAATGGTGAAGCTCACCGAAAGAAAGCCAGTAAGAAAAAGGCCCCTGCAGTGACTAAAGATCCCTCATCGTTGAAGTCAAGCCCAGGGATCGAGGAGCTGTCAGCAACTGCCACTTCTCCTATAAGCCTTTCTGCAAAGAATGTTattaaaaagaagggagaaattaTAGTTTTATGGACAAG aaaTGATGACCGGGAAATTTTATTGGAGTGTCAAAAAAGAGGGCCAtcactgaaaacattttcttatttagctGCCAAGTTGAATAAAAATCCATATCAG gtcTCAGAAAGATTCCAGCAGCTAATGAAGCTCTTTGAAAAGTCAAAATGCAGGTAG